Proteins from a genomic interval of Scomber scombrus chromosome 11, fScoSco1.1, whole genome shotgun sequence:
- the LOC133991282 gene encoding abl interactor 1-like — protein sequence MAELQMLLEEEIPAGKRALVESYQNLSRVAEYCENNYVQAQDKKKALEETKAYTTQSLASVAYQINALANNVLQLLDIQASQLRRMESSINHISQTVDIHKEKVARREIGILTTNKNTSRTHKIIAPGNMERPVRYIRKPIDYTLLDDVGHGVKQHGNNAAGRGGTLSRTNPPTQKPPSPPMAGRGTLGRNTPYKTLEPVKPPVVPNDYMTSPARLGSQQSPARTASLNQRPRTHSGSSGGSGGRENSGSSGVGIPIAVPTPSPPSMGQVATSSASVPQGPGLGPIPMSQFGTISRQISRHNSSTTSSASMVSATGTYRRAPSVSSQQPHINGGPAYPQNSVTDSPAPPPPPPPEDIGVFEEPSPPPPPPPVDYEEEEAAVVQYSDPYADGDPQWAPKVYLEKVVAIYDYSKDKEDELSFMEGAIIYIIKKNDDGWFEGICNGVTGLFPGNYVESIMHYAD from the exons ATGGCAGAGCTACAAATGCTATTAGAGGAGGAAATCCCTGCCGGTAAAAGAGCTCTGGTGGAAAGCTACCAGAACCTGTCCCGGGTTGCGGAATACTGTGAAAACAATTATGTTCAG GCTCAAGACAAGAAGAAGGCCCTGGAAGAGACCAAGGCCTACACCACCCAGTCTCTGGCCAGCGTGGCCTACCAGATCAATGCCTTAGCCAacaatgtgctgcagctgctggacaTCCAGGCCTCGCAACTACGACGCATGGAGTCCTCCATCAACCACATCTCCCAG ACTGTGGACATTCATAAGGAGAAGGTGGCACGTCGAGAGATCGGCATCCTGACCACAAATAAGAACACTTCTCGCACCCACAAGATCATCGCCCCGGGCAACATGGAGCGGCCAGTGCGCTATATTCGAAAGCCAATCGACTACACGCTGCTAGATGATGTTGGACACGGCGTCAAA CAACATGGGAACAATGCAGCAGGGCGAGGAGGGACGCTTTCCAGGACCAACCCGCCTACACAGAAACCCCCAAGCCCCCCAATGGCTGGTCGTGGTACACTGGG GCGCAACACTCCCTACAAGACACTGGAGCCAGTGAAGCCCCCGGTGGTGCCCAATGACTACATGACGAGCCCGGCTCGACTGGGCAGCCAGCAGAGCCCTGCACGCACAGCTTCGCTCAACCAGAGGCCCCGGACACACAG tggcAGCAGTGGTGGAAGTGGCGGCAGGGAGAACAGTGGAAGCAGTGGAGTGGGTATCCCTATAGCAGTtcccaccccctcccctcccagtATGGGGCAAG TGGCGACATCTTCAGCCTCAGTGCCCCAGGGTCCCGGATTGGGTCCCATCCCCATGTCCCAGTTCGGCACCATCTCCCGCCAAATCTCCCGTCACaactcctccaccacctcctctgcTTCCATGGTGTCGGCCACCGGCACCTACCGCCGCGCCCCTTCAGTCTCCTCCCAGCAGCCCCACATCAACGGGGGCCCAGCCTACCCGCAGAACTCAG TAACAGACAGCCCAGCTCCGCCTCCTCCGCCTCCCCCAGAGGACATCGGTGTGTTTGAGGAGCCCtccccaccacctcctcccccaCCCGTGGActacgaggaagaggaggccgcGGTGGTCCAGTACAGTGATCCTTACGCTGACGGAGACCCTCAGTGGGCCCCCAAGGTTTACTTAGAGAAAG TTGTGGCCATCTACGACTACTCCAAGGATAAGGAGGATGAGCTGTCCTTCATGGAGGGAGCCATCATCTACATAATCAAGAAAAACGATGACGGTTGGTTCGAAGGCATCTGCAACGGCGTCACCGGACTCTTCCCAGGAAACTACGTTGAGTCGATCATGCACTATGctgactaa